One genomic segment of Vulpes vulpes isolate BD-2025 chromosome 2, VulVul3, whole genome shotgun sequence includes these proteins:
- the ARL2BP gene encoding ADP-ribosylation factor-like protein 2-binding protein isoform X2 produces MDALEEESFALSFSSASDAEFDAVVGYLEDIIMDDEFQLLQRNFMDKYYQEFEDTEENKLTYTPIFNEYISLVEKYIEEQLLERIPGFNMAAFTTTLQHHKDEVAGDIFDMLLTFTDFLAFKEMFLDYRAIWLQ; encoded by the exons CTCTTCTGCCTCTGATGCAGAATTCGACGCTGTGGTTGGATATTTAGAGGACATCATCATGG ATGACGAGTTCCAGTTACTACAGAGGAATTTCATGGACAAGTACTATCAGGAGTTTGAAGACACAGAAGAGAATAAACTCACCTACACGcctatttttaatgaatat ATTTCTTTGGTAGAAAAGTATATTGAAGAACAGCTGCTGGAGCGGATTCCTGGGTTTAACATGGCAGCTTTCACAACAACTTTACA GCACCATAAAGATGAAGTGGCAGGCGACATATTTGACATGCTGCTCACGTTTACAGATTTCCtggcttttaaagaaatgtttctggACTACAGAGCA ATTTGGCTGCAGTGA
- the ARL2BP gene encoding ADP-ribosylation factor-like protein 2-binding protein isoform X1 has product MDALEEESFALSFSSASDAEFDAVVGYLEDIIMDDEFQLLQRNFMDKYYQEFEDTEENKLTYTPIFNEYISLVEKYIEEQLLERIPGFNMAAFTTTLQHHKDEVAGDIFDMLLTFTDFLAFKEMFLDYRAEKEGRGLDLSSGLVVTSLCKSSSVPASQNDLRP; this is encoded by the exons CTCTTCTGCCTCTGATGCAGAATTCGACGCTGTGGTTGGATATTTAGAGGACATCATCATGG ATGACGAGTTCCAGTTACTACAGAGGAATTTCATGGACAAGTACTATCAGGAGTTTGAAGACACAGAAGAGAATAAACTCACCTACACGcctatttttaatgaatat ATTTCTTTGGTAGAAAAGTATATTGAAGAACAGCTGCTGGAGCGGATTCCTGGGTTTAACATGGCAGCTTTCACAACAACTTTACA GCACCATAAAGATGAAGTGGCAGGCGACATATTTGACATGCTGCTCACGTTTACAGATTTCCtggcttttaaagaaatgtttctggACTACAGAGCA GAAAAAGAAGGTCGGGGACTGGACTTAAGCAGTGGTTTAGTGGTGACTTCATTGTGCAAATCATCTTCTGTGCCAGCTTCCCAGAATGACCTGCGGCCCTAG